The proteins below are encoded in one region of Pseudomonas putida NBRC 14164:
- a CDS encoding S8/S53 family peptidase, which yields MRGGLILLLWLCSLGAQAAPDTLRIKQLQRCGDLPGEGGQQWCLRAEGLGADVPTVWLGGVRLPAADIERKGDRLTLNLAKKAQRSAPLWLEFDGRTSNPIWLTRQRSHVVAAGPDEVAKNMDGLTTYVDLVSLLIEEQHDGLGEARRIAGKYGAQVVGAIPPLNVYQLRLPVDDLVQRDAMILRMGSEVSVDAVIVEESAPEGEEEGSGRDTRAIDQADEWAANRFMDALYFYQRRIGASRLPVQPVRVGVIEREVDFDAPGFSQYRGGCEQGQTCLYARDGDRATGHGSHVAGILAAQGEGFLPGLGKHSPGFEVIVERNSDAGITANIAASVNLVEDGVRVLNWSWGIHRVGARDVNGDEVDSLVRSGLAMSGYEELLEEFFLWLRKEHPDVVVVNSAGNGASWSGTDEYRLPSSFITEQLLVVGGHQRSDKATAVEAPDHVRKRHSSNIDMRVDVSAAACIRPAAAPAAHCGTSYATPLVTSTVAAMLSINPALTPEQVRMLLRRSALTLGTEQDFEAMDAEDLTAPILPSERGGRLNHPDLGRSARLDMQRALDLAVQSRERVR from the coding sequence ATGAGGGGTGGTCTGATCCTGCTGTTATGGCTTTGCAGCCTTGGTGCACAGGCTGCACCGGATACGCTGCGCATCAAGCAACTGCAGCGTTGCGGCGACCTGCCCGGCGAAGGCGGGCAGCAATGGTGCCTGCGTGCCGAGGGGCTCGGTGCAGATGTGCCAACGGTATGGCTTGGCGGTGTGCGACTGCCAGCAGCCGATATCGAGCGCAAAGGTGACCGGCTTACCCTGAACCTGGCGAAAAAAGCCCAGCGCAGCGCGCCTCTTTGGCTGGAATTTGATGGCCGCACCAGCAACCCGATATGGCTGACCCGCCAGCGCAGTCATGTTGTCGCCGCAGGGCCTGATGAAGTGGCGAAGAACATGGATGGCCTGACTACCTATGTCGACCTGGTCAGCCTGTTGATCGAAGAACAACACGACGGCCTTGGCGAGGCCCGGCGCATTGCCGGTAAATACGGCGCCCAGGTGGTCGGTGCCATACCGCCGCTCAATGTCTACCAGCTGCGCTTGCCGGTGGACGACCTGGTGCAGCGTGACGCGATGATCCTGCGCATGGGTAGTGAGGTCAGCGTGGATGCCGTAATTGTCGAGGAGTCCGCCCCGGAGGGTGAGGAAGAGGGAAGTGGGCGCGACACTCGCGCCATAGACCAGGCAGACGAATGGGCCGCCAACCGCTTCATGGACGCGCTGTATTTCTACCAGCGACGGATTGGCGCTTCGCGCTTGCCGGTGCAGCCCGTGCGGGTTGGGGTAATCGAGCGTGAGGTGGACTTTGATGCCCCTGGATTCAGCCAATACCGAGGCGGCTGCGAGCAGGGCCAGACATGCCTGTACGCTCGCGACGGGGATCGCGCGACAGGCCATGGCAGCCATGTCGCAGGCATTCTCGCCGCGCAGGGTGAGGGATTTTTGCCGGGGCTGGGCAAGCACAGCCCTGGCTTCGAGGTGATTGTAGAGCGCAACTCGGATGCAGGTATCACCGCCAACATCGCTGCATCGGTGAACCTGGTCGAGGATGGCGTGCGGGTGCTGAACTGGAGCTGGGGCATCCACCGGGTCGGCGCACGCGACGTCAACGGTGATGAGGTCGATTCGCTGGTGCGTTCCGGCCTGGCGATGAGTGGCTACGAGGAGTTGCTTGAGGAGTTCTTCCTCTGGCTGCGCAAAGAGCACCCGGATGTGGTGGTGGTGAATTCGGCGGGCAACGGTGCGTCGTGGTCAGGTACCGATGAATACCGCCTGCCGTCGTCGTTCATCACCGAACAACTGCTGGTGGTGGGCGGGCACCAGCGCAGCGACAAGGCGACGGCGGTCGAAGCCCCCGACCATGTGCGCAAGCGCCACAGTTCCAACATCGACATGCGCGTGGATGTCAGTGCTGCTGCCTGCATACGCCCGGCGGCTGCCCCGGCTGCGCATTGCGGCACATCGTACGCAACACCCCTGGTGACTTCCACCGTGGCAGCGATGCTGTCGATCAACCCGGCCCTCACCCCGGAACAGGTGCGCATGCTGTTGCGGCGCAGTGCCCTGACCCTGGGTACCGAGCAGGATTTCGAGGCGATGGATGCCGAAGACCTGACGGCGCCGATCCTGCCTTCGGAGCGTGGTGGGCGCCTGAACCACCCCGACCTGGGGCGTTCGGCGCGCCTGGACATGCAGCGCGCGCTGGACCTGGCAGTGCAGAGCCGGGAGCGGGTGCGCTGA
- a CDS encoding SulP family inorganic anion transporter produces MKPARLRADLLAGLTTSFALVPECIAFALVAHLNPLMGLYGAFVICTLTALFGGRPGMISGAAGSMAVVIVALVVQHGAQYLLATVLLGGVVMILFGLLRLGKLVRLVPYPVMLGFVNGLAIVIAMAQLEHFKAGEHWLSGAPLYLMIGLVALTMAVVYVLPKLTRAVPPALVAILGVGLLVYLLDLPTRTLGDMAHIAGGLPGLALPDVPWNLETLKIIAPYAVLMAMVGLLETLLTLNLTDEVTESRGFPDRECVALGAANMVSGLCGGMGGCAMIGQTVINLSSNGRGRLSGVVAGVMILLFVLFLSPLIERIPLAALVGVMFVVAQQTFAWASLRVLHKVPVNDVLAIIAVTVVTVFTDLAMAVLFGIIIAALNFAWQHARELYADSHEDAEGGKRYQVHGTLFFASTASFLNQFDPAQDPDKVTLDCQHLSFVDYSAVAALRTLRERYAKAGKHLRVVHLSERCKKLLKRAGEQH; encoded by the coding sequence ATGAAACCCGCCCGACTACGCGCCGACCTGCTCGCCGGCCTGACCACCTCGTTTGCCTTGGTGCCCGAGTGCATCGCCTTTGCCCTGGTGGCGCACCTTAATCCGCTGATGGGCCTGTATGGCGCGTTCGTCATCTGCACCCTTACGGCGCTGTTTGGCGGTCGACCGGGGATGATTTCCGGCGCGGCCGGCTCGATGGCGGTGGTGATCGTGGCACTCGTTGTGCAGCACGGCGCGCAATACCTGCTGGCCACGGTTTTGCTGGGTGGCGTGGTGATGATCCTGTTCGGCTTGCTACGGCTGGGCAAGCTGGTACGCCTGGTGCCGTACCCGGTCATGCTCGGCTTCGTCAACGGCCTGGCCATCGTCATTGCCATGGCGCAGCTTGAGCACTTCAAGGCGGGTGAGCACTGGCTCAGCGGCGCGCCGCTGTACCTGATGATCGGCCTTGTGGCACTCACCATGGCGGTGGTCTACGTGCTGCCGAAACTGACCCGTGCGGTGCCGCCAGCGTTGGTGGCGATCCTTGGCGTGGGCCTGCTGGTGTACCTGCTCGACCTGCCCACCCGCACTTTGGGCGACATGGCGCATATCGCCGGTGGCCTGCCGGGGCTGGCACTGCCGGATGTGCCCTGGAACCTGGAAACCCTGAAGATCATCGCCCCCTACGCCGTGCTGATGGCCATGGTCGGTCTGCTGGAAACCTTGCTCACCCTCAACCTGACCGATGAAGTGACCGAGAGCCGTGGCTTCCCGGACCGCGAGTGCGTGGCACTGGGCGCGGCGAACATGGTTTCGGGCCTGTGCGGTGGGATGGGCGGTTGCGCAATGATCGGCCAGACGGTGATCAACCTCAGTTCCAATGGCCGCGGCCGGCTGTCCGGGGTAGTAGCCGGGGTGATGATCTTGCTGTTCGTGTTGTTCCTGTCGCCGCTGATCGAGCGTATTCCGCTCGCGGCGCTGGTCGGGGTGATGTTCGTGGTGGCTCAGCAGACCTTCGCCTGGGCGTCGCTGCGGGTGCTGCACAAGGTGCCGGTGAACGATGTGCTGGCGATCATTGCAGTGACCGTGGTCACCGTGTTTACCGACCTGGCCATGGCGGTGCTGTTCGGCATCATCATCGCGGCGCTGAACTTTGCCTGGCAGCATGCGCGGGAACTCTATGCGGACAGCCATGAGGATGCGGAAGGCGGCAAGCGTTATCAGGTACATGGCACGCTGTTCTTTGCCTCGACCGCCTCGTTCCTCAACCAGTTTGACCCGGCCCAGGACCCGGACAAGGTCACGCTGGATTGCCAACATTTGAGCTTTGTCGATTATTCGGCGGTTGCGGCGCTCAGGACCCTGCGTGAGCGGTATGCGAAGGCGGGCAAGCATTTGCGCGTGGTGCATTTGTCAGAGCGGTGCAAGAAACTGTTGAAGCGGGCAGGTGAGCAGCACTGA
- the fusA gene encoding elongation factor G — MARTTPIELYRNIGIVAHVDAGKTTTTERILFYTGVNHKMGEVHDGAATMDWMAQEQERGITITSAATTAFWQGSTKQFPDKYRFNIIDTPGHVDFTIEVERSLRVLDGAVVVFSGADGVEPQSETVWRQANKYHVPRLAYINKMDRQGADFLRVVKQIDQRLGHHPVPIQLAIGSEENFIGQIDLVKMKAIYWNDADHGTSYREEDIPAELQTLADEWRAHMIEAAAEANDELLNKFLEGEELSIDEIKAGLRKRTIANEIVPTILGSSFKNKGVPLMLDAVIDYLPAPSEIPAIRGTDPDDENKHLERHADDKEPFSALAFKIATDPFVGTLTFARVYSGVLSSGNAVLNSVKGKKERIGRMVQMHANQRAEIKDVCAGDIAALIGMKDVTTGDTLCDMDKPIILERMDFPDPVISVAVEPKTKADQEKMGIALGKLAQEDPSFRVRTDEETGQTIISGMGELHLDIIVDRMRREFNVEANIGKPQVAYREKIRNTCEIEGRFVRQSGGRGQYGHCWIRFAPGDEGKEGLEFINEIVGGVVPREYIPAIQKGIEEQMKNGVLAGYPLISLKAAVFDGSYHDVDSNEMAYKIAASMATKQLSQKGGAVLLEPVMKVEVVTPEEYQGDILGDLSRRRGMIQDGDETPAGKVIRAEVPLGEMFGYATSMRSMTQGRASFSMEFTRYAEAPASIADGIVKKNRGE, encoded by the coding sequence ATGGCCCGCACAACGCCCATCGAGCTGTACCGCAATATTGGCATCGTCGCCCACGTGGACGCCGGCAAGACCACCACTACCGAGCGGATCCTGTTCTACACCGGGGTCAACCACAAGATGGGCGAGGTGCACGATGGCGCCGCGACCATGGACTGGATGGCCCAGGAGCAGGAACGCGGCATCACCATCACCTCGGCGGCGACCACCGCGTTCTGGCAAGGGTCGACCAAGCAGTTCCCCGACAAATACCGCTTCAACATCATCGACACCCCCGGCCACGTAGACTTCACCATCGAGGTGGAACGCTCGTTGCGCGTGCTCGATGGCGCGGTGGTGGTGTTCAGCGGTGCTGACGGGGTAGAGCCACAGTCCGAGACGGTCTGGCGCCAGGCCAACAAATACCATGTGCCACGCCTGGCCTACATCAACAAGATGGACCGCCAGGGTGCCGACTTCCTGCGTGTGGTCAAGCAGATCGACCAACGCCTGGGGCACCACCCGGTACCGATCCAGCTGGCCATCGGCAGCGAGGAGAACTTCATCGGCCAGATCGACCTGGTGAAGATGAAAGCCATCTACTGGAACGACGCTGACCACGGCACCAGCTACCGTGAAGAAGACATACCCGCCGAACTGCAGACGCTTGCCGACGAATGGCGCGCGCACATGATAGAAGCAGCCGCCGAGGCCAATGACGAACTGCTCAACAAGTTCCTCGAAGGCGAAGAGCTGAGCATCGACGAGATCAAGGCCGGTTTGCGCAAACGCACCATCGCCAACGAAATCGTTCCGACCATCCTCGGCTCCTCTTTCAAGAACAAGGGCGTACCGCTGATGCTCGATGCGGTAATCGACTACCTGCCCGCCCCGTCGGAAATCCCCGCCATTCGCGGCACCGACCCGGACGATGAAAACAAGCACCTGGAACGGCACGCCGACGACAAAGAGCCGTTCTCGGCCCTGGCTTTCAAGATTGCCACCGACCCATTTGTCGGCACCCTCACCTTCGCCCGCGTTTATTCCGGCGTGCTCAGCTCAGGCAACGCGGTACTCAACTCGGTCAAAGGCAAGAAGGAACGCATCGGCCGCATGGTGCAGATGCATGCCAACCAGCGTGCCGAAATCAAGGACGTGTGCGCCGGCGACATTGCCGCGCTGATCGGCATGAAAGACGTGACCACCGGCGACACACTGTGCGACATGGACAAACCAATCATCCTCGAACGCATGGACTTCCCTGACCCGGTGATTTCCGTGGCCGTGGAGCCCAAGACCAAGGCCGACCAGGAAAAAATGGGCATCGCCCTGGGCAAGCTGGCCCAGGAAGACCCGTCATTCCGCGTGCGTACCGACGAAGAAACCGGCCAGACCATCATCTCGGGCATGGGCGAGTTGCACCTGGACATCATCGTCGACCGCATGCGCCGCGAGTTCAACGTCGAGGCCAACATCGGCAAGCCGCAGGTGGCCTACCGGGAAAAAATCCGCAATACCTGCGAGATCGAGGGGCGCTTCGTGCGCCAGTCCGGCGGCCGTGGCCAATACGGCCATTGCTGGATCCGTTTCGCCCCTGGCGACGAAGGCAAGGAGGGCCTTGAGTTCATCAACGAGATTGTCGGCGGGGTGGTACCGCGCGAGTACATCCCGGCGATCCAGAAGGGTATCGAAGAGCAGATGAAGAACGGCGTGCTTGCCGGCTACCCGCTGATCAGCCTCAAGGCCGCCGTATTCGACGGTTCGTACCACGATGTCGACTCCAACGAAATGGCCTACAAGATCGCGGCTTCAATGGCCACCAAACAGCTGTCGCAGAAAGGCGGCGCGGTGTTGCTGGAACCGGTGATGAAAGTGGAGGTGGTGACGCCGGAGGAATACCAGGGCGACATTCTGGGCGACCTCAGCCGGCGCCGCGGGATGATTCAGGACGGTGACGAAACACCCGCCGGCAAGGTAATCCGTGCCGAAGTGCCGTTGGGCGAGATGTTCGGCTACGCCACCTCGATGCGTTCGATGACCCAGGGCCGGGCCAGCTTCTCGATGGAGTTCACCCGCTATGCCGAAGCCCCGGCGAGCATTGCCGATGGCATCGTCAAGAAAAACCGCGGGGAATGA
- a CDS encoding 2-aminoadipate transaminase, whose protein sequence is MNQESISQSIAIVHPITLSHGRNAEVWDTDGKRYIDFVGGIGVLNLGHCNPAVVEAIQAQATRLTHYAFNAAPHGPYLALMEQLSQFVPVSYPLAGMLTNSGAEAAENALKVARGATGKRAIIAFDGGFHGRTLATLNLNGKVAPYKQRVGELPGPVYHLPYPGVDTGVTCEQALKAMERLFSVELAVEDVAAFILEPVQGEGGFLALDPAFAQALRRFCDQHGILIIIDEIQSGFGRTGQRFAFPRLGLEPDLLLLAKSIAGGMPLGAVVGRKELMAALPKGGLGGTYSGNPIACAAALASLAQMTDENIATWGERQEQAIVSRHQRWKASGLSPYIGRLTGVGAMRGIEFVNADGSPAPAQLAKVMESARAKGLLLMPSGKARHIIRLLAPLTIEAEVLEEGLDILEQCLVELN, encoded by the coding sequence ATGAACCAGGAAAGTATCAGCCAATCCATCGCCATCGTTCACCCGATCACACTTTCCCATGGCCGCAATGCCGAAGTCTGGGACACCGACGGCAAACGTTACATCGACTTTGTCGGCGGTATCGGCGTGCTCAACCTGGGCCACTGCAACCCCGCCGTGGTGGAAGCGATCCAGGCCCAGGCCACCCGCCTGACCCACTATGCCTTCAACGCCGCGCCCCATGGCCCGTACCTGGCGCTGATGGAACAGCTGAGCCAGTTCGTACCGGTCAGCTACCCGTTGGCCGGCATGCTCACCAACAGCGGTGCGGAAGCGGCAGAAAACGCCCTGAAGGTTGCCCGCGGTGCTACAGGCAAGCGCGCCATCATTGCCTTCGACGGCGGTTTCCATGGCCGCACCCTGGCCACCCTGAACCTCAACGGCAAGGTGGCACCGTACAAGCAACGGGTCGGCGAGCTGCCCGGGCCGGTGTACCACCTGCCCTACCCTGGCGTGGATACCGGGGTTACCTGCGAGCAGGCACTCAAGGCCATGGAACGCCTGTTCAGCGTCGAGCTGGCCGTGGAAGACGTGGCAGCGTTCATCCTCGAACCGGTGCAGGGCGAAGGCGGTTTCCTCGCCCTCGACCCGGCCTTCGCCCAAGCCTTGCGCCGCTTCTGCGACCAACACGGCATCCTGATCATCATCGACGAGATCCAGTCCGGCTTCGGCCGCACCGGCCAGCGCTTCGCCTTCCCGCGCTTAGGGCTCGAGCCCGACCTGCTGCTGCTGGCCAAGAGCATTGCCGGCGGCATGCCGCTGGGTGCGGTGGTCGGGCGCAAGGAATTGATGGCAGCACTGCCCAAGGGCGGCCTCGGTGGCACCTATTCGGGCAACCCGATTGCCTGTGCGGCGGCGTTGGCCAGCCTGGCGCAGATGACCGACGAGAACATCGCAACCTGGGGTGAGCGCCAGGAGCAGGCCATCGTCAGCCGCCACCAGCGCTGGAAGGCGTCGGGCCTGAGCCCGTACATCGGCCGCCTGACGGGTGTGGGCGCCATGCGCGGCATCGAATTCGTCAATGCCGACGGCAGCCCGGCGCCGGCGCAACTGGCCAAGGTAATGGAGTCGGCACGGGCCAAGGGCTTGCTGCTGATGCCCAGCGGCAAGGCGCGGCACATCATCCGCCTGCTGGCCCCGTTGACCATCGAAGCCGAGGTGCTCGAGGAAGGGCTGGATATCCTCGAGCAGTGCCTGGTGGAACTGAACTGA
- the gcvA gene encoding transcriptional regulator GcvA yields MSKRLMPSTTALQCFEAAARHLSFTRAAQELHLTQSAVSKQVAQLEDMLSHSLFQRIRRRLHLTPAGALYLTEVNKILTQIDISSRYILSYGDETEVLRIATQPTFGARWLVPKLKGFGDRYPRIHLDVRNELEPFDLVQAKADVAFFFGQGTWPGATCIELFSEEVVPVCSPQLLANHPFESAQALTEHRLLQCVSRPEAWHEWFLGLGLHSQNSYHGPRFDTFYLCIRAAIAGCGIALIPRYLVAEELSEGKLVVAWNHPVASNGRHFIAHAEHAAEVPKIRAFVQWICERVAEGD; encoded by the coding sequence ATGTCCAAACGCCTGATGCCTTCGACCACCGCCCTTCAGTGCTTCGAAGCGGCCGCCCGCCACCTCAGCTTCACCCGCGCGGCCCAGGAACTGCACCTGACCCAGAGCGCCGTCAGCAAGCAGGTCGCGCAGCTCGAAGACATGCTTTCGCACTCGCTGTTCCAGCGCATTCGCCGGCGCCTGCACCTGACACCGGCCGGCGCGCTGTACCTCACCGAAGTGAACAAGATCCTCACCCAGATCGATATTTCCAGCCGCTACATCCTCAGCTACGGCGACGAAACCGAAGTACTGCGCATCGCCACCCAGCCCACCTTTGGTGCGCGCTGGCTGGTGCCAAAACTCAAGGGTTTCGGCGATCGCTACCCACGTATCCACCTGGATGTGCGCAACGAACTGGAGCCATTCGACCTGGTGCAGGCCAAGGCCGACGTGGCCTTTTTCTTCGGCCAGGGCACTTGGCCGGGGGCAACCTGCATCGAGCTGTTCAGCGAAGAAGTGGTGCCGGTGTGCAGCCCGCAGTTGCTGGCCAACCACCCCTTTGAAAGCGCCCAGGCGCTGACCGAGCACCGCCTGTTGCAGTGCGTGTCACGGCCGGAGGCCTGGCATGAATGGTTCCTGGGGTTGGGGCTGCACAGCCAGAACAGCTACCACGGGCCGCGTTTCGACACGTTTTACCTGTGCATTCGCGCGGCGATTGCCGGCTGCGGTATCGCCCTGATTCCGCGCTACCTGGTGGCCGAGGAGCTGAGCGAGGGCAAGCTGGTGGTGGCCTGGAACCATCCGGTGGCGAGCAATGGCCGGCACTTCATTGCCCATGCCGAGCATGCCGCCGAAGTGCCCAAGATCAGGGCCTTTGTACAGTGGATTTGCGAGCGGGTGGCTGAGGGGGACTGA
- a CDS encoding amino acid permease, giving the protein MASQDNKKQRSLQHGLTSRQVSMISIAGIIGAGLFIGSSNAIATAGPAILISYAMTGLLVLLVMRMLGEMAIANPNSGSFSTYASEAIGPWAGFTIGWLYWWFWVLIIPVEAIAGADILHAYFPGVPSWLFAFLIMLVLSGTNLISVKNFGAFEYWFALVKVVAIIAFIVVCSLAVFGFWPLAEVSGVSRLWENGGFMPNGFGTVLGGVLITIFSFFGAEIVTIAADETANPKDKIRRATNLVVYRIAIFYLASIFLVVSLVAWNDPALKAVGSFQRVLEVLNVPGAKLLVDLVVLVAVTSCMNSGLYTASRMLYSLGARGQALSMTKRISGSGVPTVAVIFSTLAGFAGCLVNYVFPGKVFGFLLSTTGAIALLVYLVIAVSQLRMRARADREGRPLELKMWLFPWLTWLVIGTIVMVLGYMLFSDAYRYETLMTAGVTAFILLVSLTQRHAKVVAQTA; this is encoded by the coding sequence ATGGCTTCGCAAGACAACAAGAAACAGCGTTCCCTGCAGCACGGCCTGACCTCCCGTCAGGTTTCCATGATCTCCATTGCCGGCATCATCGGCGCCGGCCTGTTCATCGGCTCGTCGAACGCCATCGCCACCGCCGGCCCGGCCATCCTCATTTCCTACGCCATGACCGGCCTGCTGGTATTGCTGGTGATGCGCATGCTGGGCGAAATGGCCATAGCCAACCCTAACAGCGGGTCGTTCTCCACCTATGCCTCCGAGGCCATCGGCCCTTGGGCAGGCTTTACCATCGGCTGGTTGTACTGGTGGTTCTGGGTGCTGATCATTCCGGTCGAGGCGATTGCCGGCGCCGACATCCTGCATGCTTACTTCCCAGGCGTACCGTCCTGGTTGTTCGCCTTCCTCATCATGCTGGTGCTGTCGGGTACCAACCTGATCAGCGTGAAGAACTTCGGCGCCTTCGAGTACTGGTTCGCGCTGGTCAAGGTGGTGGCGATCATTGCCTTCATCGTGGTCTGCAGCCTGGCGGTATTCGGCTTCTGGCCGCTGGCCGAGGTGTCCGGGGTCAGCCGGCTGTGGGAAAACGGCGGCTTCATGCCCAACGGGTTCGGCACTGTGCTCGGTGGCGTGCTGATCACCATCTTCTCGTTCTTCGGCGCCGAAATCGTCACCATTGCCGCTGACGAAACCGCCAACCCGAAAGACAAGATCCGCCGTGCCACCAACCTGGTGGTGTACCGCATTGCCATCTTCTACCTGGCGTCGATCTTCCTGGTGGTGTCGCTGGTAGCCTGGAACGACCCCGCGCTGAAAGCGGTCGGTTCGTTCCAGCGTGTGCTGGAAGTGCTGAACGTGCCGGGCGCCAAGCTGCTGGTCGACCTGGTGGTGCTTGTGGCGGTGACCAGCTGCATGAACTCGGGCTTGTACACCGCGTCACGCATGCTCTATTCGCTGGGCGCCCGCGGCCAGGCACTGAGCATGACCAAGCGTATCTCCGGGTCGGGCGTGCCGACCGTGGCGGTCATCTTCTCGACGCTGGCCGGTTTTGCCGGGTGCCTGGTCAACTATGTGTTCCCGGGTAAGGTCTTCGGCTTCTTGCTGTCCACCACCGGCGCCATCGCCTTGCTGGTGTACCTGGTGATTGCCGTGTCGCAGCTGCGCATGCGTGCCCGCGCCGACCGTGAAGGGCGCCCGCTGGAGCTGAAGATGTGGCTGTTCCCATGGCTGACCTGGCTGGTGATCGGCACCATCGTCATGGTGCTGGGCTACATGCTGTTCAGCGATGCCTACCGCTATGAAACGCTGATGACCGCTGGGGTGACTGCGTTCATCCTGCTGGTTTCGCTGACCCAGCGGCATGCCAAGGTGGTTGCCCAGACGGCCTGA
- a CDS encoding PaaI family thioesterase, whose protein sequence is MTDHPLSLQALAAPEGTCYGCGCSHPSGLHLQSHWDTDGIHLVCRHAPDSTFIGWPSLVYGGLLAMLVDCHSNWTAMAYHYRNEGREPGSLPRIDCVTGTLNLTYLKPTPMGVELLLKARVEGEVGRKSRVLCEVWAEDVLTVTADSVFVRVDTEKLKLKAHGQA, encoded by the coding sequence ATGACTGACCACCCACTTTCCCTTCAGGCCCTCGCGGCGCCGGAAGGCACCTGCTACGGCTGCGGTTGTTCCCACCCCAGTGGCCTGCACCTGCAAAGCCACTGGGACACCGATGGCATCCACCTGGTATGCCGCCATGCACCCGACAGCACCTTTATCGGCTGGCCTAGCCTGGTCTACGGTGGCCTGCTGGCGATGCTGGTCGATTGCCATTCCAACTGGACGGCCATGGCCTACCACTACCGCAACGAAGGCCGCGAGCCGGGCAGCCTGCCGCGTATCGACTGCGTTACCGGCACACTTAACCTGACCTACCTGAAACCCACGCCGATGGGCGTCGAACTTTTGCTCAAGGCCCGAGTGGAAGGGGAAGTGGGGCGCAAGAGCCGGGTGCTTTGCGAAGTCTGGGCCGAGGATGTGCTGACCGTGACCGCCGACTCGGTGTTCGTCCGTGTCGATACCGAAAAGCTCAAGCTCAAGGCCCACGGCCAGGCTTGA
- a CDS encoding glutathione S-transferase N-terminal domain-containing protein, which produces MTDLSAFPVTRKWPAKNPERLQLYSLPTPNGVKVSIMLEEIGLAYEAHKVSFDNNDQLSPEFISLSANNKIPAILDPNGPGGQPLPLFESGAILQYLAEKSGQLLSQEPAQRYQTLQWLMFQMGGIGPMFGQVGFFHFFAGKDYEDKRPRDRYVNESKRLLGVLDRHLKGREWMVDEYSIADIAIFPWVRNLVDRYNARELVGFDQFKEVKRVLATFLERPAVQRGLKIPS; this is translated from the coding sequence ATGACCGATCTCAGTGCTTTCCCTGTTACCCGCAAGTGGCCCGCCAAAAACCCCGAACGGCTGCAGCTGTACTCGCTGCCGACGCCCAACGGCGTCAAGGTGTCGATCATGCTCGAAGAAATCGGCCTGGCCTACGAGGCGCACAAGGTCAGCTTCGACAACAATGACCAGTTGAGCCCTGAATTTATCTCGCTCAGCGCCAACAACAAGATACCGGCCATCCTGGACCCCAACGGCCCGGGCGGGCAGCCGTTGCCGCTGTTTGAGTCAGGGGCGATCTTGCAGTACCTGGCGGAGAAAAGTGGGCAACTGCTCAGCCAGGAGCCTGCACAGCGTTACCAGACCCTGCAGTGGCTGATGTTCCAGATGGGCGGTATCGGGCCGATGTTCGGCCAGGTCGGGTTCTTCCATTTCTTTGCTGGCAAGGACTATGAAGACAAGCGTCCGCGTGACCGTTATGTCAACGAGTCCAAGCGGCTGCTGGGTGTGCTGGACCGGCACTTGAAAGGCCGGGAGTGGATGGTGGACGAGTACAGTATTGCCGACATCGCCATCTTCCCCTGGGTGCGCAATTTGGTGGATCGCTACAACGCCCGTGAGTTGGTGGGCTTTGACCAGTTCAAGGAAGTGAAGCGGGTGCTGGCGACGTTCCTCGAACGGCCGGCGGTGCAGCGCGGCCTGAAAATCCCGAGCTGA